From a single Lytechinus pictus isolate F3 Inbred unplaced genomic scaffold, Lp3.0 scaffold_19, whole genome shotgun sequence genomic region:
- the LOC129260885 gene encoding protein dachsous-like, producing the protein MIGMASSKVRTVGVGGRCGLQSNCRMDWSEMCVAEGLLMSCATDIRRRTHGCQIHRKMALSWRVCVTVFALLSLMSVRTCVAQESVSVYYSVKENQPIGTFVGNLQDDTSFNPTFTTFDQITEFTLEQETGIIRTNVVIDRETADEQEIIMIVFAGATFGQTIVVTIRLNDTNDNSPIFSQNNRTFEVTEAVQPYMTKINGVTATDADEGINGIQGYRIVDGNIDNTFDLDVRVRESGVYMDIIVNKTLDRETISLYTLVIEAYDGGDPQLTANTTVNIKVTDVNDNSPVFTQTSFTAIINESAPVNSSVLQVTASDEDEGLNGEVVFSLQRDDGFFRIDPATGIVYLNKALNYEDAQAHDFLVIAQDKAEPPMSSQPAYVSIMVVNINERPPSLEVLFLPEGGAPQVSEAAVADTTLARISVTDPDDGVLTNVSMTIRGGAGQFDLEKNSNQVYFLIVASTANSFDREEVANYDISIRATDFGSPPQHAEVNLTIAVTDVNDNPPIFDLPIYHATIIEASEPGTPVKQVHATDADEGANAQIIYRISPEGTEYSNWFDINPMSGLVTTLQKVDREETGSVFLEVIASDEGETSLSSSVIINITITDVNDNQPVFFPGSYNASILEEQEIPYCFLQVRNFSCIFFYLLTFHFSKPEIKR; encoded by the coding sequence ATGATAGGGATGGCATCATCAAAAGTCAGGACTGTAGGAGTTGGAGGACGGTGTGGCCTTCAGTCAAACTGCAGGATGGATTGGAGTGAAATGTGTGTGGCTGAAGGATTGTTGATGTCCTGTGCAACAGATATCAGGAGGAGGACACATGGCTGTCAAATACACCGGAAAATGGCATTGTCGTGGAGAGTATGTGTGACTGTATTTGCATTATTGTCACTAATGTCTGTCAGAACATGTGTAGCACAGGAATCTGTATCTGTTTATTACAGTGTGAAAGAAAATCAACCCATTGGGACATTTGTGGGAAATCTACAGGATGACACATCTTTCAACCCGACATTTACAACTTTTGATCAAATTACAGAATTCACGCTAGAGCAAGAGACAGGAATAATAAGAACTAATGTAGTCATAGACAGAGAGACTGCAGATGAACAGGAAATTATCATGATTGTGTTTGCTGGTGCAACATTTGGACAAACCATTGTGGTTACAATCCGGCTAAATGATACAAATGACAACAGTCCaatattttctcaaaataacaGGACGTTTGAAGTGACTGAGGCGGTTCAGCCTTACATGACTAAAATCAATGGAGTTACTGCAACTGATGCGGATGAAGGTATAAATGGCATTCAAGGATATCGAATTGTTGATGGAAATATTGACAACACTTTTGATCTTGATGTTCGAGTTAGGGAATCTGGTGTCTACATGGATATCATTGTCAATAAGACCCTTGATCGTGAAACAATCTCTTTGTACACATTGGTTATTGAGGCCTATGATGGAGGAGACCCACAGCTCACTGCAAATACCACAGTCAATATCAAAGTAACGGATgtgaatgacaactcaccagtATTCACCCAGACTTCTTTTACTGCCATCATCAATGAGAGTGCTCCTGTAAACTCATCTGTGCTTCAGGTGACAGCATCTGATGAGGATGAAGGGTTGAATGGAGAGGTTGTCTTCAGTCTACAAAGAGATGATGGCTTCTTCAGAATTGATCCTGCAACTGGAATAGTGTATCTGAACAAGGCCCTGAACTATGAAGATGCCCAGGCCCATGATTTCCTTGTCATTGCTCAAGATAAAGCAGAACCTCCAATGTCTAGCCAGCCTGCCTATGTATCCATCATGGTGGTGAACATCAATGAAAGACCACCATCTCTTGAAGTTCTCTTTCTTCCTGAAGGCGGAGCGCCACAGGTCTCGGAAGCAGCAGTTGCAGATACCACCCTGGCACGCATCTCTGTCACAGACCCTGATGATGGTGTCCTAACCAATGTCTCCATGACTATCAGAGGCGGTGCTGGCCAGTTTGACCTTGAAAAGAATAGCAACcaagtttattttcttattgtGGCAAGCACTGCAAATTCATTTGATCGAGAGGAGGTGgcaaattatgacatttcaatcAGAGCGACTGATTTTGGATCACCACCACAGCATGCTGAGGTGAACCTGACCATTGCAGTGACTGATGTCAATGATAACCCACCCATCTTTGACCTTCCCATTTACCATGCCACCATCATTGAGGCATCTGAACCTGGTACCCCAGTCAAGCAGGTCCATGCAACAGATGCTGATGAAGGTGCCAATGCACAGATCATCTACAGGATATCTCCTGAAGGCACCGAGTACTCTAACTGGTTTGACATCAATCCAATGTCAGGTCTAGTGACTACCCTACAGAAGGTGGATAGAGAGGAAACAGGATCTGTTTTCCTAGAAGTGATTGCCAGTGATGAAGGAGAGACATCTTTGTCTTCATCTGTGatcatcaatatcaccatcACTGATGTCAACGACAACCAACCTGTCTTCTTTCCAGGGTCTTATAATGCATCAATTTTGGAAGAACAGGAGATACCTTACTGCTTTTTGCAGGTAAGAaacttttcttgtatttttttttatttattaacttttcatttttcaaaaccaGAAATTAAAAGGTAA
- the LOC129260886 gene encoding gem-associated protein 8-like — protein MSKAVRDEDIDGTVDENSSDGPWYSDPIYERYWNHYKKMKTWMQDQKPVQDSLMNVWMASFQQYLHHYQWWMYQNSMMSRTFPQHHLHHSFTPSPWHSYPLRTHHHRHHDNFFHSHHPYKPHPGATKYRVNKQYVTDQSDVDYSGFSETPQDDDDEGQVCAGGEEEEFEVELSEEMRQFFLQSQKHREELKELKLALNQKKPVERTKDVGGTRESTNEDEPCEDEFEITFTSSKKNKKKHILGAPVEQPGRRRAEEMKILYGKDSPAIHGMETAIQMQFDRNCDKKQPAFWPTVPLKM, from the exons ATGTCTAAGGCAGTAAGAGATGAAGACATAGATGGGACTGTTGATGAGAACTCGAGTGATGGTCCTTGGTATTCAGATCCCATATATGAGCGTTACTGGAATCACTACAAGAAAATGAAAACCTGGATGCAGGATCAGAAGCCTGTACAGGACTCTTTGATGAATGTATGGATGGCATCCTTCCAGCAGTACTTGCATCATTATCAATGGTGGATGTACCAGAACTCGATGATGAGTAGAACCTTCCCTCAACATCATTTGCATCACTCATTTACTCCATCACCTTGGCACTCTTATCCTTTAAgaactcatcatcatcgtcaccatgaTAACTTCTTTCATAGCCATCATCCATACAAACCTCATCCAGGAGCAACGAAATACCGTGTCAACAAACAGTATGTAACTGATCAGAGTGACGTTGATTATAGCGGTTTCAGCGAGACGCCACAGGATGACGACGATGAAGGCCAGGTCTGCGCGGGAGGTGAGGAGGAAGAGTTTGAAGTAGAACTGAGCGAGGAGATGCGGCAGTTCTTTCTTCAGTCCCAGAAGCATCGGGAGGAACTGAAGGAGCTCAAACTGGCTCTGAACCAAAAGAAACCTGTAGAAAGGACTAAAGATGTGGGTGGGACAAGGGAAAGTACAAATGAAGACGAACCCTGTGaagatgaatttgaaataaCTTTCACCAGTTccaagaagaataagaagaaacaTATATTGGGTGCCCCTGTAGAACAGCCTGGTAGGAGAAGAGCAGAGGAGATGAAG atttTGTATGGGAAGGATTCACCAGCCATTCATGGTATGGAGACTGCTATTCAGATGCAGTTTGACAGGAACTGTGACAAAAAGCAGCCAGCTTTCTGGCCAACTGTACCCCTGAAGATGTAG